In Streptomyces sp. SLBN-118, the following are encoded in one genomic region:
- a CDS encoding DUF2786 domain-containing protein, translating to MSTVGTVEKALAVALYADGHEGLDTGASLLAADPDADIELRLRGEEFLRRAWERGWQPADLVRLVRRDLGDVHERLAAGLITGESARYAHLAPRWRAQLDELKQPPYTADRFSYATAVLELYRLLIRLPAIEPVGPIPGAPLSAEPAPHEPRMLGRIRALLAKAEATGYPQEAEALTAKAQELMARHSLDEAMLAARAHRPDVPAACRIGVDAPYETAKAILLDAVASANRCRAVWNSAFGFSTVVGFDGDLEAVELLYTSLLVQGTTSMTRAEATQRAGGRKRTKTFRQSFLMSYAARLGELLTAATDAVTADEGSDLLPVLAARDVAVTDRAEQMFPETTTTRVRGATDEAGWVHGRAAADTAHPVRERRRLSG from the coding sequence GTGAGCACGGTCGGCACGGTCGAGAAGGCGCTTGCCGTGGCCTTGTACGCCGACGGCCACGAAGGGCTCGACACGGGCGCTTCCCTGCTCGCCGCCGATCCGGACGCCGACATCGAACTGAGGCTGCGCGGCGAGGAGTTCCTGCGCCGGGCCTGGGAGCGCGGCTGGCAGCCCGCCGATCTCGTACGGCTCGTACGGCGCGACCTCGGCGACGTGCACGAGCGGCTGGCCGCCGGGCTGATCACGGGGGAGAGCGCTCGGTACGCGCATCTCGCCCCGCGCTGGCGGGCCCAGCTCGACGAGCTGAAGCAGCCCCCGTACACCGCCGACCGCTTCTCGTACGCGACCGCCGTACTGGAGCTGTACCGCCTGCTGATCCGGCTCCCCGCGATCGAACCGGTCGGCCCGATACCCGGCGCGCCCCTCTCCGCCGAGCCCGCGCCGCACGAGCCGCGCATGCTGGGCCGGATCCGGGCGCTGCTCGCCAAGGCGGAGGCGACCGGCTATCCGCAGGAGGCGGAGGCGCTCACCGCGAAGGCCCAGGAGCTGATGGCACGGCACAGCCTGGACGAGGCGATGCTCGCGGCGCGGGCCCATCGTCCCGACGTGCCCGCGGCCTGCCGCATCGGCGTGGACGCCCCCTACGAAACGGCCAAGGCGATCCTGCTGGACGCCGTCGCCTCCGCCAACCGCTGCCGCGCCGTATGGAACAGCGCCTTCGGCTTCTCGACGGTCGTCGGCTTCGACGGCGACCTGGAGGCGGTCGAGCTGCTCTACACCTCGCTGCTGGTCCAGGGGACGACGTCGATGACCCGCGCGGAGGCGACCCAGCGCGCGGGCGGCCGCAAGCGGACGAAGACCTTCCGGCAGTCCTTCCTGATGTCGTACGCCGCCCGCCTCGGCGAACTCCTCACGGCGGCGACCGACGCGGTGACGGCCGACGAGGGAAGCGACCTGCTGCCGGTCCTGGCCGCGCGGGACGTGGCGGTCACCGACCGCGCGGAGCAGATGTTCCCCGAGACGACGACCACTCGGGTACGCGGCGCGACCGACGAGGCCGGCTGGGTGCACGGCAGGGCTGCCGCGGACACAGCGCATCCGGTGCGGGAGCGCCGCAGGCTCAGCGGCTGA
- the tsaA gene encoding tRNA (N6-threonylcarbamoyladenosine(37)-N6)-methyltransferase TrmO yields MKDSPYVLRPIGRVESPLTDRGSAPKQGDEGAPEAWLVFEPEVSEGLRDLRAGEEVMVLTWLDRASREVLAVHPRGDGTRPVTGVFSTRSPDRPNPIGLHRVTLVAIDGREEGTRVRVRNLEALDGTPVLDVKPVLDPGAER; encoded by the coding sequence ATGAAGGACAGTCCGTACGTCCTGCGGCCGATCGGCCGGGTCGAGTCCCCTCTGACCGACCGCGGGTCGGCTCCCAAGCAGGGGGACGAGGGCGCGCCCGAGGCCTGGCTGGTGTTCGAGCCGGAGGTGAGCGAGGGCCTGCGCGATCTGCGGGCGGGTGAGGAGGTGATGGTGCTGACCTGGCTCGATCGCGCGAGCCGCGAAGTTCTGGCGGTGCATCCGCGTGGTGATGGGACGAGGCCGGTGACGGGGGTGTTCTCGACGCGTTCGCCGGACCGGCCCAACCCGATCGGGCTGCACCGGGTGACGCTCGTGGCGATCGACGGGAGGGAGGAGGGCACGAGGGTGCGCGTACGGAACCTGGAGGCGCTGGACGGGACACCCGTACTCGACGTGAAGCCCGTGCTCGACCCAGGGGCCGAGCGCTGA
- a CDS encoding nitrilase-related carbon-nitrogen hydrolase: MRMALAQTDCVLGDVDANLETAREQIEQAVAQGADLVVFPELSLHGYHLGALRRDASVQARDPRLLKLGTYGADVVAGFHEHTALRAYNACAYYSGGELLHTHRKLYLPNYLAWEERKHVSPGQLLRAYDLPGGAGRAATLICNDAWQPALPWLAVQDGAEVVIVPANSAASLDPEAMDTGLYWDSLLTYTARMLQCWVVFVNRVGSENGASFWGGSRVVDPRGSVVAQAPKWEPGLVTVDIDLHEARRQRRAVPLVAEARLGLIDREVRRLIDEGGDS; the protein is encoded by the coding sequence ATGCGAATGGCACTGGCACAGACCGACTGCGTACTGGGGGACGTGGACGCGAATCTCGAAACGGCCCGGGAGCAGATCGAGCAGGCCGTCGCCCAGGGCGCGGATCTCGTCGTCTTCCCCGAGCTGAGCCTGCACGGCTACCACCTGGGCGCGCTGCGGCGCGATGCCTCGGTGCAGGCGCGCGATCCGCGGCTGCTCAAGCTGGGGACGTACGGCGCGGACGTGGTGGCGGGGTTCCACGAGCACACCGCGCTGCGGGCCTACAACGCCTGTGCGTACTACAGCGGCGGTGAACTCCTGCACACACACAGGAAGTTGTATCTGCCCAACTATCTGGCCTGGGAGGAGCGCAAGCACGTCAGCCCCGGCCAGCTGCTGCGCGCTTACGACCTGCCGGGCGGCGCCGGTCGCGCAGCCACGCTCATCTGCAACGACGCCTGGCAGCCGGCGCTGCCCTGGCTCGCCGTGCAGGACGGGGCCGAGGTCGTGATCGTGCCCGCGAACAGTGCGGCCAGCCTCGATCCGGAGGCGATGGACACGGGTCTGTACTGGGACAGCCTGCTCACCTACACGGCGCGGATGCTCCAGTGCTGGGTCGTGTTCGTGAACCGGGTGGGCAGCGAGAACGGGGCGTCGTTCTGGGGCGGTTCACGAGTGGTCGACCCGCGTGGTTCGGTGGTGGCCCAGGCGCCCAAGTGGGAGCCGGGGCTCGTGACCGTGGACATCGACCTCCACGAGGCGCGGCGGCAGCGGAGGGCGGTGCCGCTGGTGGCGGAGGCACGGCTGGGGCTGATCGACCGCGAGGTGCGACGGCTGATCGACGAAGGCGGGGACAGTTAG
- a CDS encoding bifunctional 3'-5' exonuclease/DNA polymerase produces the protein MSERWALAAAEGEGARLVPLGPDGLPAGPVQEEPELTEAVRSRPDVGRWVWRSTSEIYPRLLAAGVRVERCYDIEDAELLLLGHEGRLGEPRSAAAAFARLHNRPVPPDPPQRAAEPGSQSSLFEPQPVPVPLEALLEVYAGQQRRHDTAVHPGRMRLLTAAESAGMLVAAEMNRAGLPWRADVHRDVLHELLGERYAGGGEPRRLAELADEVSAAFGRRVRPDLPADVVKAFAQAGIRVKSTRRWELEEIDHPAVEPLIRYKKLYRIWTAHGWGWLQDWVRDGRFRPEYLPGGTVSGRWTTNGGGALQIPKVIRRAVVADAGWRLVVADADQMEPRVLAAISRDPGLMDVAGHEGDLYSALSDRAFSGDRDHAKVALLGAIYGQTSGDGLKNLAMLRRRFPLAVSYVDEAARAGEEGRLVRTWLGRTSPRAAGSGDDDEAGIPQESEELPSTDTEFTPGYASSNARARGRFTRNFVVQGSAADWALLMLAALRQATAGMRAELVFFQHDEVIVHCPADEAAEVAKAIREAGELAGRIAFGRTPVRFPFTTAVVECYADAK, from the coding sequence ATGAGCGAACGATGGGCTCTGGCGGCGGCGGAGGGCGAGGGGGCGCGGCTCGTCCCCCTCGGCCCCGACGGCCTGCCCGCCGGGCCCGTCCAGGAGGAGCCCGAGCTGACCGAGGCCGTCCGCTCCCGCCCGGACGTCGGCAGATGGGTCTGGCGCTCCACCTCCGAGATCTACCCCCGGCTGCTGGCGGCGGGGGTGCGCGTCGAGCGGTGTTACGACATCGAGGACGCGGAGCTCCTGCTGCTCGGCCACGAGGGACGGCTCGGCGAACCCCGGTCGGCGGCGGCGGCCTTTGCCCGGCTGCACAACCGCCCCGTACCACCCGATCCCCCGCAGCGAGCGGCGGAACCGGGCTCGCAGTCCTCGCTCTTCGAGCCACAGCCCGTGCCCGTACCGCTGGAAGCGCTCCTCGAGGTCTACGCCGGCCAGCAGCGAAGACACGACACCGCCGTGCATCCGGGGCGGATGCGGCTGCTCACGGCCGCCGAGTCCGCGGGCATGCTGGTGGCCGCCGAGATGAACCGCGCCGGGCTGCCGTGGCGCGCGGACGTCCACCGGGACGTGCTGCACGAGCTGCTGGGCGAGCGGTACGCGGGCGGTGGAGAGCCGCGCCGCCTGGCGGAGCTGGCGGACGAGGTGTCGGCCGCCTTCGGGCGACGGGTGCGCCCGGATCTGCCCGCGGATGTGGTGAAGGCGTTCGCGCAGGCGGGGATCAGGGTGAAGTCGACCCGGCGCTGGGAGCTGGAAGAGATCGACCACCCGGCGGTGGAGCCGCTGATCCGGTACAAGAAGCTGTACCGCATCTGGACCGCGCACGGCTGGGGCTGGCTCCAGGACTGGGTCCGCGACGGCCGCTTCCGCCCCGAGTATCTGCCCGGCGGCACGGTCTCGGGCCGCTGGACGACCAATGGCGGCGGGGCACTTCAGATCCCGAAGGTGATCCGGCGCGCGGTCGTCGCGGACGCGGGCTGGCGCCTGGTGGTCGCGGACGCCGACCAGATGGAGCCGCGGGTACTGGCCGCGATCTCCCGCGACCCGGGCCTGATGGACGTCGCCGGCCATGAGGGCGATCTGTACTCCGCGCTGTCCGACCGGGCCTTCTCCGGGGACCGCGACCACGCGAAGGTCGCGCTGCTCGGAGCGATCTACGGCCAGACCTCGGGCGACGGCCTGAAGAACCTGGCGATGCTCAGACGCAGATTCCCGCTCGCCGTGTCGTACGTCGACGAGGCGGCACGGGCGGGCGAGGAGGGGCGGCTGGTGCGCACCTGGCTGGGGCGCACGAGCCCGCGGGCGGCTGGTTCGGGGGACGACGACGAGGCGGGAATCCCCCAGGAGAGCGAGGAACTCCCTTCCACGGATACGGAGTTCACCCCCGGCTACGCCTCCTCCAACGCACGGGCGCGCGGCCGTTTCACCCGTAACTTCGTGGTGCAGGGCAGCGCGGCGGACTGGGCCCTGCTGATGCTGGCGGCCCTGCGGCAGGCCACCGCCGGCATGCGTGCCGAGCTGGTCTTCTTCCAGCACGACGAGGTGATCGTCCACTGCCCGGCGGACGAGGCGGCGGAGGTCGCGAAGGCGATCCGCGAGGCCGGTGAGCTGGCCGGGCGGATCGCATTCGGTCGGACGCCGGTGCGGTTTCCGTTCACGACGGCGGTGGTGGAGTGTTACGCGGACGCGAAGTGA
- a CDS encoding CBS domain-containing protein has product MTLVQMQPRSMCATPVHRTAADAMDTAGPQVCDDMTVEVALSVMASARTGHLLVCDNDGLCTGLLTQAHLTAARDSSTYTDRIQLRDILGDRGPFTSPVTTMAEAEHAMRYSRLDALLVVDEHGSALGVLALAR; this is encoded by the coding sequence TTGACGCTGGTTCAGATGCAGCCCCGCTCGATGTGTGCCACCCCCGTGCACAGGACGGCGGCCGACGCCATGGACACCGCCGGACCGCAGGTCTGCGACGACATGACCGTCGAGGTCGCCCTGTCCGTCATGGCCAGCGCCCGCACCGGACACCTCCTCGTCTGCGACAACGACGGTCTGTGCACCGGACTTCTCACCCAGGCCCATCTCACCGCAGCCCGTGACAGCTCCACGTACACGGACCGGATCCAGCTGCGGGACATCCTCGGCGACCGAGGGCCGTTCACCTCGCCCGTGACCACCATGGCCGAAGCCGAGCACGCGATGCGTTACAGCCGACTCGATGCCCTGCTGGTGGTCGACGAACACGGCAGTGCTCTGGGCGTCCTCGCCCTTGCCCGCTGA
- a CDS encoding VOC family protein, protein MNEGIKTIIYPVKDIEQAKARFTELLGLEPVMDEVYYVGYRVGGQDVGLDPNGHSLGMTGPVAYWHVDDIRARIKALVGAGAETLQDVKDVGGGKLNAILKDADGNVIGLIQEA, encoded by the coding sequence ATGAACGAAGGCATCAAGACGATCATCTACCCCGTCAAGGACATCGAGCAGGCCAAGGCCCGCTTCACCGAGCTGCTGGGGTTGGAGCCGGTCATGGACGAGGTCTACTACGTCGGCTACCGCGTCGGCGGCCAGGATGTCGGTCTGGACCCCAATGGCCACAGCCTGGGCATGACGGGCCCCGTCGCCTACTGGCACGTCGATGACATCAGGGCAAGGATCAAGGCGCTCGTCGGTGCCGGTGCGGAGACCCTGCAGGACGTCAAGGACGTCGGCGGCGGCAAGCTGAACGCCATCCTCAAGGACGCGGACGGCAACGTCATCGGCCTGATCCAGGAGGCCTGA
- a CDS encoding lipoprotein → MVRGLLRGVGSGLVPAALVTVALTGCSSEEASDRPLPQASAKGASKVDGKADGKADGKRDAPVAAAKGGTVGGPGSPCALPVSFDLAADWKPKADTMDKQFGLTKQGPVTLVCEIDAKPAGNIGFLRVWTGGRAGDDPRKALEAFVAGEAKSRDKVAYAQIKAGEYAATEVTYLNTNEFLDAPKKERALALTTPKGVVVVHLGGLDTAEHEAMLPAYELAKKSVRRA, encoded by the coding sequence GTGGTGCGAGGTCTTCTGCGGGGCGTGGGTTCCGGGCTGGTCCCGGCGGCACTGGTGACGGTGGCGCTGACCGGCTGCTCGTCGGAGGAGGCCTCGGACCGGCCTCTGCCGCAGGCGAGCGCGAAGGGCGCTTCGAAGGTGGACGGGAAGGCGGACGGGAAGGCGGACGGGAAGCGGGACGCGCCGGTGGCCGCCGCGAAGGGCGGCACGGTCGGGGGCCCGGGGTCGCCGTGCGCCCTGCCCGTCTCGTTCGATCTGGCGGCCGACTGGAAGCCGAAGGCCGACACGATGGACAAGCAGTTCGGGCTGACGAAGCAGGGCCCCGTCACCCTCGTCTGCGAGATCGACGCCAAGCCTGCCGGGAACATCGGCTTCCTGCGCGTCTGGACCGGGGGCCGCGCCGGTGACGATCCCCGCAAGGCGCTGGAGGCGTTCGTCGCCGGGGAGGCGAAGAGCAGGGACAAGGTCGCGTACGCCCAGATCAAGGCGGGCGAGTACGCGGCCACCGAGGTGACCTACCTCAACACCAACGAGTTCCTGGACGCGCCGAAGAAGGAGCGGGCGCTCGCCCTGACGACCCCCAAGGGCGTGGTCGTCGTGCATCTCGGCGGACTGGACACCGCGGAGCACGAGGCTATGCTCCCGGCGTACGAGCTGGCGAAGAAGAGCGTCCGCCGGGCTTAG
- a CDS encoding helix-turn-helix transcriptional regulator: protein MELTGSENAGSALAAAYEVIRQPLGAILPRLSATLNGLVPHLAVAELSTHCAHSPFKTYGEHAPAGRITAAELDPLAASVPAGQPWQGTARIGGAEHQVLAVASDATPRGALLVLVRTGDTTPLPPVPAADTAVVQTMWDLVTSHFDRLATEAVPSALARSRASAAERARVIAELTEAHATALSGVLGVLRGRGLDDTTARAAAVDLAVTALVELRAEAERDQAVAEEPAGQAFARLADSLRPMLRYSPVRLELGAPDSARPLAADVAHAARAVVRAVLLTVLEQDEVSRVHVGWHLTDAELRATVRDDGPGDISSCSLGPHRVGERLDALGGRLDVDAVPGWGTTVTATIPLGAPPAVQADPLGSLGARELEVLTHLARGHRNRVIAEELHISESTVKFHVANILTKLGVASRGEASALFHAVA, encoded by the coding sequence ATGGAACTGACCGGATCCGAGAACGCCGGGTCTGCCCTGGCCGCCGCCTACGAGGTGATCCGGCAGCCGCTCGGCGCGATCCTGCCGCGGCTGTCCGCGACCCTGAACGGGCTCGTCCCGCATCTGGCCGTGGCCGAACTGTCCACGCACTGCGCGCACTCCCCCTTCAAGACGTACGGCGAGCACGCCCCGGCGGGCCGGATCACGGCGGCCGAACTGGATCCGCTGGCCGCCTCCGTGCCCGCAGGACAGCCCTGGCAGGGCACGGCCAGGATCGGCGGAGCCGAGCACCAGGTGCTGGCTGTGGCCAGCGACGCGACCCCGCGCGGGGCGCTGCTTGTGCTCGTACGAACGGGCGACACCACCCCTCTGCCTCCTGTCCCCGCGGCGGACACCGCCGTCGTCCAGACCATGTGGGACCTGGTCACCAGCCATTTCGACCGGCTCGCCACCGAGGCCGTACCGAGCGCGCTGGCCCGGTCGCGGGCTTCGGCAGCAGAGCGGGCCAGAGTGATCGCCGAGCTGACCGAGGCCCATGCGACCGCGCTGTCGGGAGTGCTCGGCGTGCTGCGCGGCCGGGGCCTCGACGACACGACGGCACGCGCGGCGGCCGTCGATCTGGCGGTCACCGCGCTCGTCGAACTGCGGGCCGAGGCCGAACGCGACCAGGCGGTCGCCGAGGAGCCCGCCGGACAGGCCTTCGCCCGGCTCGCGGACTCCTTGCGGCCGATGCTGCGCTACAGCCCGGTCCGCCTGGAACTGGGCGCGCCCGATTCGGCCCGTCCGCTGGCCGCCGACGTGGCTCACGCGGCGCGCGCCGTCGTACGGGCCGTGCTGCTGACCGTCCTCGAACAGGACGAGGTGAGCCGGGTCCATGTCGGCTGGCACCTGACCGACGCCGAACTGCGCGCGACGGTACGGGACGACGGCCCCGGCGACATCTCCAGCTGCTCGCTCGGTCCGCACCGGGTGGGCGAGCGCCTCGATGCGCTGGGCGGGCGGCTCGACGTCGACGCCGTGCCCGGCTGGGGCACCACGGTCACGGCGACCATTCCGCTGGGGGCGCCACCGGCCGTACAGGCGGATCCGCTCGGTTCACTGGGGGCGCGGGAGCTGGAGGTGCTGACGCATCTGGCCCGCGGGCACCGCAACCGGGTGATCGCCGAGGAGCTGCACATCAGCGAGTCGACGGTGAAGTTCCATGTCGCCAACATCCTGACCAAGCTGGGAGTGGCCTCGCGGGGCGAGGCATCGGCGTTGTTCCACGCGGTCGCGTAG
- a CDS encoding SCO5918 family protein gives MRCVIARFPFDLTKSGVLESMKGVKPEQASGESVIIGRRTYPVKQVGQVITRQDRRDFSASEVLRAMTRLGFTCRELPQAPAPTRVLNPLQQASAMLGAPVAA, from the coding sequence ATGCGCTGTGTCATCGCCCGCTTCCCGTTCGACCTCACCAAGAGCGGCGTCCTGGAATCGATGAAGGGCGTCAAGCCCGAGCAGGCTTCCGGCGAGTCCGTGATCATCGGCCGCCGCACCTACCCCGTCAAACAGGTCGGCCAAGTAATCACACGCCAGGACCGCCGCGACTTCAGCGCCAGCGAAGTCCTCCGAGCCATGACCCGGCTCGGCTTCACCTGCCGCGAACTTCCCCAGGCCCCCGCGCCCACCCGCGTTCTCAACCCGCTCCAACAGGCTTCCGCGATGCTCGGCGCCCCTGTGGCCGCCTGA
- a CDS encoding sigma-70 family RNA polymerase sigma factor, with translation MDENDFLAERFEEHRARLRAVAYRMLGSSGEADDAVQEAWLRLSRSDADAVENLGGWLTTVVARVCLNMLRSHETRREDPWDAHRPEPAADREDIADPEHQALLADSVGLALLVVLDTLTPAERLAFVLHDMFAVPFDEIAPVVERTPAATRQLASRARRRVQGAQTAPETDVTRQREVVDAFLAASRGGDFDALLALLDPDVVLRADSAAVRSGAGAARGAQAVAHTFAGRAQAAQPAIINGAAGLVWAPGGQPRVIFGFTIASDGRIVAIDIVADPEGVGRLDLEVLSG, from the coding sequence ATGGACGAGAACGATTTTCTGGCGGAACGCTTCGAGGAGCACCGCGCCCGGCTGCGCGCCGTGGCCTACCGGATGCTGGGCTCCTCCGGCGAGGCGGACGACGCCGTCCAGGAAGCCTGGCTGCGGCTCAGCCGCTCCGACGCCGACGCGGTCGAGAACCTGGGCGGCTGGCTCACCACCGTCGTCGCCCGCGTGTGCCTCAATATGCTGCGCTCGCACGAGACCCGGCGCGAGGACCCCTGGGACGCGCACCGTCCGGAACCGGCCGCCGACCGCGAGGACATCGCCGACCCGGAGCACCAGGCGCTGCTCGCCGACTCGGTCGGCCTGGCGCTCCTCGTCGTACTCGACACCCTGACGCCCGCCGAACGGCTCGCCTTCGTCCTGCACGACATGTTCGCCGTGCCCTTCGACGAGATCGCCCCCGTCGTGGAGCGCACCCCGGCGGCCACCCGCCAGCTCGCCAGCCGCGCCCGCCGCCGGGTCCAGGGCGCGCAAACCGCCCCCGAAACCGATGTCACCCGCCAGCGCGAAGTCGTCGACGCCTTCCTCGCCGCCTCGCGCGGCGGCGACTTCGACGCGCTGCTGGCGCTGCTCGACCCGGATGTCGTCCTGCGCGCGGACAGCGCGGCGGTTCGGTCGGGAGCGGGCGCGGCACGCGGTGCGCAGGCGGTGGCCCACACCTTCGCGGGACGTGCGCAGGCAGCGCAGCCGGCGATCATCAACGGCGCTGCGGGGCTGGTGTGGGCCCCGGGCGGACAGCCGCGCGTGATCTTCGGCTTCACGATCGCCTCCGACGGCAGGATCGTCGCGATCGACATCGTCGCCGACCCCGAGGGCGTGGGCCGGCTGGACCTGGAGGTCCTGAGCGGCTGA
- a CDS encoding NADP-dependent oxidoreductase, translating into MRAIVFEEFGGPEVLRLVRAEVPQPGPGQVRVRVRAAGVNPLDYKIRYGWMEHQYPTTLPRIPGLEFAGIVDEVGEGVTDVAAGDEVLGWTTTGAYAEYALAESFVPKPAGVGWADAAALPVATETAQRVLDLLGVRSGETLLLHGAAGAVGAAAVQLARETGVRVVGTASPANHDYLGKLGATPVAYGEGLVERVRTAAPQGVDAVFDAAGKGALPASVELRGGTTDRIITIADPDAAAHGVPFSAGGTQRPEIALAGHARLAADGTIRIPVVEAFPLEEAAKAQALSETGHVRGKLVIIP; encoded by the coding sequence ATGCGAGCGATCGTCTTCGAAGAGTTCGGCGGACCCGAGGTGCTGCGCCTCGTGCGGGCCGAAGTGCCGCAACCGGGCCCCGGCCAGGTGCGGGTGAGGGTCAGGGCGGCGGGCGTCAACCCGCTGGACTACAAGATCCGTTACGGCTGGATGGAGCACCAGTACCCGACCACCCTCCCGCGGATCCCCGGGCTCGAGTTCGCCGGGATTGTCGACGAGGTCGGCGAGGGCGTCACGGATGTCGCGGCCGGCGACGAGGTCCTGGGGTGGACGACCACCGGCGCCTACGCCGAGTACGCCCTGGCCGAGTCCTTCGTGCCCAAGCCCGCGGGCGTCGGCTGGGCGGACGCCGCGGCCCTGCCCGTCGCGACCGAGACCGCGCAGCGGGTGCTCGACCTGCTCGGCGTGCGCAGTGGCGAGACGCTGCTGCTTCACGGCGCCGCCGGGGCGGTCGGAGCGGCGGCCGTCCAGCTCGCCCGGGAGACGGGCGTGAGGGTCGTCGGCACGGCGTCCCCGGCGAACCACGACTACCTGGGGAAGCTGGGTGCGACACCCGTGGCGTACGGCGAAGGCCTGGTCGAGCGCGTGCGCACGGCCGCTCCCCAGGGTGTGGACGCGGTCTTCGACGCGGCGGGCAAGGGCGCGCTTCCCGCCTCGGTCGAACTGCGCGGCGGCACGACGGACCGCATCATCACCATCGCGGACCCGGACGCGGCGGCGCACGGGGTCCCCTTCTCGGCGGGCGGCACCCAGCGCCCGGAGATCGCCCTGGCCGGGCATGCCCGGCTGGCGGCGGACGGCACGATCCGGATCCCGGTCGTGGAGGCCTTCCCGCTGGAGGAGGCGGCCAAGGCGCAGGCTCTGAGCGAGACGGGCCATGTGCGGGGGAAGCTGGTGATCATTCCCTGA
- a CDS encoding DUF3800 domain-containing protein: protein MRVEVFCDESGSDGENLTAGNTDEFAHASVHLPLEPAADSIQEIRSRICSPAEEYKANHLLRGKHRSTLEWMLGLSGPIHGNAHVHLTDKAFFVVGRVIGLLVGEGRGRTPGAMALTLYREGPRAFGHEQWQAFLESSNNLMRTKNRWDARTPVDSFFHLVDALHPAGAGNGVGDIMELLQQARPRADSFWARTLENPTKIPSLDPLIPAIVQTVAHWSAGGQPVSLVHDEQNALTEERIAWLKEHLRSPQGRLTSVRLVDSRSDPRVQLADFLAGVARKIASDELNGRGDAELTALLRPYVDASSIWGDDRSWSLLGPAHAQADQ from the coding sequence GTGAGGGTGGAAGTCTTCTGCGACGAGTCCGGCTCCGACGGCGAGAATCTCACCGCCGGAAATACTGATGAGTTCGCCCACGCCAGCGTGCACCTGCCGCTTGAACCAGCGGCGGATTCCATCCAGGAAATACGCAGCAGAATCTGCTCACCGGCGGAGGAATACAAAGCGAATCATCTGCTCCGGGGAAAGCACCGCTCGACCCTTGAGTGGATGCTGGGCCTGTCGGGGCCCATCCACGGGAACGCTCACGTCCATCTCACCGACAAGGCGTTCTTCGTCGTCGGCCGGGTCATCGGCCTCCTCGTGGGCGAAGGTCGCGGCCGGACCCCGGGCGCCATGGCTCTCACCCTGTATCGCGAGGGCCCTCGCGCCTTCGGGCACGAACAGTGGCAGGCCTTCCTGGAATCGTCCAACAATCTGATGCGCACCAAGAACCGCTGGGACGCGCGAACCCCCGTCGACTCCTTCTTCCATCTGGTCGACGCGCTGCACCCGGCGGGCGCGGGCAACGGAGTCGGCGACATCATGGAATTGCTTCAACAGGCCAGGCCCCGTGCCGATTCTTTTTGGGCACGGACTCTCGAAAACCCTACGAAGATTCCGTCATTGGACCCCCTCATTCCGGCCATCGTCCAAACCGTCGCCCACTGGAGTGCGGGCGGACAGCCTGTCTCCCTCGTCCACGACGAGCAGAACGCGCTGACGGAAGAGCGCATCGCCTGGCTCAAGGAGCATCTCCGTTCACCACAGGGCCGATTGACCAGCGTGCGGCTCGTCGACTCCCGCTCCGATCCGCGCGTTCAGCTCGCCGATTTCCTGGCCGGAGTGGCACGGAAGATAGCCTCGGACGAACTCAACGGCCGGGGCGACGCGGAGCTCACGGCGCTGCTGCGGCCGTATGTGGACGCGTCCTCGATCTGGGGCGACGACCGAAGCTGGTCCCTGCTGGGCCCCGCTCACGCTCAGGCGGACCAATGA